A region from the Halosolutus gelatinilyticus genome encodes:
- a CDS encoding sugar phosphate nucleotidyltransferase: MTSRSAIVLAAGEGRRLRPLTTNRPKPMLSAGPKPILEHVFDELIDAGVTDIAVVVGYRRNRVQSHFGPAYRNVPLTYVVQEKQLGSGHALLAAEPEVDGSTLVVYGDQLIDQRIVRDVASTHDSVATLGLVQQADVTEYGGVLIDDGSRVTDLIENPHDDREYYLNAGVYALEPEIFDAIRTTTPRAGEHSLVEALSTLVEDGAPVRGVVSDGVWVDATYPWDLLEIADDLFAADGVASQIAPTATVHADATIVEPVVVEPDCVVGPGAVVGPNVCLGENATVGANAVVEHSVVDADVRIGANATLTDCVTGRGVTIGPGSTVVGGPGDVEIGTRVHRDEPLGAVLADRVRDEGGVTYRPGTIVGADAVLRAGSTVDGAIENDTEVRA, encoded by the coding sequence ATGACCAGTCGCTCCGCGATCGTCCTCGCAGCGGGCGAAGGCCGACGGCTGCGGCCGCTCACGACGAACCGCCCGAAGCCGATGCTCTCCGCCGGGCCGAAGCCCATCCTCGAACACGTCTTCGACGAGTTGATCGACGCCGGCGTCACCGACATCGCGGTCGTCGTCGGCTACCGTCGGAACCGGGTGCAGTCTCACTTCGGGCCGGCCTACCGGAACGTGCCGCTGACGTACGTCGTCCAGGAGAAACAACTCGGCAGCGGGCACGCCCTCCTCGCGGCCGAACCGGAAGTCGACGGTTCGACGCTGGTCGTCTACGGCGACCAGCTCATCGACCAGCGGATCGTTCGCGACGTGGCGTCGACCCACGACTCGGTGGCGACGCTGGGACTCGTCCAGCAGGCCGACGTGACCGAGTACGGCGGCGTCCTGATCGACGACGGCAGCCGCGTCACCGACCTCATCGAGAACCCCCACGACGATCGGGAGTACTACCTCAACGCCGGCGTGTATGCGCTCGAGCCGGAGATCTTCGATGCGATTCGGACGACGACGCCCCGGGCCGGCGAGCACTCGCTCGTCGAGGCCCTCTCGACGCTGGTCGAAGACGGCGCGCCGGTCCGGGGCGTCGTCTCCGACGGCGTCTGGGTCGACGCCACCTACCCGTGGGACCTCCTCGAGATCGCGGACGACCTGTTCGCGGCCGACGGCGTCGCCAGCCAGATCGCACCCACCGCGACGGTCCACGCCGACGCGACGATCGTCGAGCCCGTCGTCGTCGAACCGGACTGCGTCGTCGGCCCGGGCGCCGTCGTCGGCCCGAACGTCTGTCTCGGCGAGAACGCCACCGTCGGCGCGAACGCGGTCGTCGAACACTCCGTCGTCGACGCCGACGTGCGGATCGGGGCGAACGCGACGCTGACCGACTGCGTCACCGGCCGCGGCGTGACGATCGGTCCTGGATCGACCGTCGTCGGCGGTCCCGGCGACGTCGAAATCGGGACCCGAGTCCACCGGGACGAACCGCTCGGCGCGGTGCTGGCCGATCGGGTCCGCGACGAGGGCGGCGTCACCTACCGGCCGGGGACGATCGTCGGCGCGGACGCCGTGCTCCGGGCCGGATCGACCGTCGACGGCGCGATCGAGAACGACACGGAGGTACGCGCCTGA
- a CDS encoding T9SS type A sorting domain-containing protein: MRRSFVRVAIVAFLLLATASATLVVADTEYELTVAGAIDTPTETVTIEGSEFKIDHIGVVEPGETITVGVESMENYYLYLYNADGQSEYDDYYSASDDEVEIDTSSTPPGTYMLSLTPETEDGRQAVAPVVVEGYDLSLEYTETATINEEIEFTATAEPSGESNGAGVDVAIWDGNDVTEISLDQTGEMTYEGALPAADLGEGEYQAYAAVRGDDEVENYETVLAIENGATITVTADEGDGESGGDESDDDESDENESDDESTDEDTDPDETTSNESTGPADDANETQSDSNESGDGSEEHADSDGNADQNGDGETGDDSVLEPNEDDSDESTTDDDSLGTGGTAVVAIALAILGLARTARRQY, encoded by the coding sequence ATGCGAAGAAGTTTCGTTCGAGTCGCGATCGTCGCCTTCCTGCTTCTCGCGACGGCGTCCGCGACGCTGGTCGTGGCCGATACCGAGTACGAACTGACGGTCGCCGGTGCAATAGACACGCCGACGGAGACGGTTACGATCGAAGGAAGCGAGTTCAAGATCGATCACATCGGCGTCGTCGAACCAGGAGAGACGATCACGGTCGGGGTGGAATCGATGGAGAACTACTACCTCTATCTCTACAACGCGGACGGACAATCGGAGTACGACGACTACTACAGCGCCAGCGACGACGAGGTCGAAATCGATACCTCATCGACCCCACCAGGTACGTATATGCTCTCGTTGACACCGGAGACCGAAGACGGACGGCAAGCTGTCGCCCCCGTCGTCGTGGAGGGATACGACCTCTCGCTGGAATACACGGAGACGGCGACGATCAACGAGGAGATCGAGTTCACGGCGACGGCCGAACCGTCCGGGGAGTCGAACGGTGCGGGCGTCGATGTCGCGATTTGGGACGGCAACGACGTGACGGAGATTTCGCTTGACCAGACGGGCGAGATGACCTATGAGGGGGCACTTCCGGCGGCAGACCTGGGCGAAGGCGAGTACCAGGCCTACGCGGCGGTCAGAGGCGATGACGAAGTGGAAAACTACGAGACCGTCCTCGCGATCGAAAACGGCGCGACCATCACCGTCACGGCCGACGAGGGGGACGGCGAATCCGGTGGCGACGAATCGGATGATGACGAGTCCGACGAAAACGAATCCGACGATGAGTCCACTGACGAAGACACCGACCCGGACGAGACGACCAGCAACGAGTCGACGGGACCGGCGGACGACGCGAACGAGACGCAGAGCGATTCGAACGAATCGGGAGACGGTTCCGAGGAGCACGCCGATTCGGACGGCAACGCGGACCAAAACGGAGACGGCGAAACCGGCGACGATTCGGTGCTCGAACCGAACGAGGACGATTCCGACGAGTCAACGACCGATGACGACTCCCTCGGCACCGGCGGAACCGCAGTGGTCGCGATTGCACTCGCCATACTAGGACTCGCTCGCACGGCTCGACGGCAATACTAA
- a CDS encoding PKD domain-containing protein: protein MGSDERLVLVIFLASIMILAPITGVVGAAGGASTANIQEGSSGGDFVDIHDDVSIWKGAAIPLRTETGVENAVTVGDIPGLTVETTTEGDTQLNRDAISVYETGSPVPLSYKTSDLDTSQFGSDVQILVGHLEENTTEDDVNMSDLPMTGDELLNELTQDNLDTLNANVSFELREASLDSNGELEGYDEIEPSEAGFYTVMMVDGTDSLVVENGDIKSIDDARVIGVEQFAVHDAPSKVSVDASEPGEDVVFNVSATELDGDVNHAIVLYDAQAFAESRLTFSVTEELATDLSTEDITIKHEVKDVNGVQSLGEDVKFFGESLDARSVGGMTNLADIISFFANEGDFDEPETEVIDDMITLNASSTANVSDADTELVVETYGNWSEGDYRWIHVAMGDSTDQFQANTDTVTLEPSGGAPAPAPGPGPAPIPDPGPNPEPTAVISIDPNPAQVGEEVTFSGADSYDDERDIISYEWTIDGETFSGETVTTSFDAAGEYDVELTVTNDFAEENTTTATATVEADRDDGTGSTGGTDGTGNDDESFWADGIDGDDGDDDDDGLLPVPGFGVIASIVALLSVALLALRQQH from the coding sequence ATGGGTAGTGATGAACGACTCGTACTCGTGATATTCCTCGCGAGTATCATGATCCTCGCTCCGATCACCGGGGTGGTTGGAGCTGCTGGCGGGGCCTCGACCGCGAACATCCAGGAGGGCAGTTCCGGTGGCGATTTCGTCGATATACACGACGACGTCTCGATCTGGAAGGGGGCGGCGATTCCGCTTCGGACGGAGACCGGCGTTGAAAACGCCGTGACGGTCGGTGACATTCCCGGCCTCACCGTCGAGACGACAACCGAAGGCGACACGCAGCTGAACCGCGATGCGATCTCTGTCTACGAGACCGGCTCGCCAGTCCCGCTCTCGTACAAGACGTCGGACCTCGACACCAGTCAGTTCGGTAGTGACGTGCAGATCCTGGTCGGACACCTCGAAGAGAACACCACTGAAGACGACGTTAATATGAGCGACCTGCCGATGACCGGCGACGAACTACTAAACGAACTTACCCAAGATAATCTTGACACCCTGAACGCGAACGTTTCGTTCGAGCTGCGGGAAGCGAGTCTTGACAGTAACGGGGAGCTCGAAGGATACGACGAAATCGAGCCGAGCGAGGCCGGCTTCTACACCGTGATGATGGTCGACGGTACCGACAGCCTCGTTGTCGAAAACGGCGATATCAAGTCGATCGACGATGCCCGTGTCATCGGCGTCGAGCAGTTCGCCGTTCACGACGCGCCTTCGAAGGTCTCCGTTGACGCCAGTGAACCCGGAGAAGACGTCGTCTTCAATGTCAGCGCGACGGAACTAGACGGTGACGTGAACCACGCCATCGTCCTGTACGACGCTCAAGCGTTCGCCGAGAGTCGGCTGACGTTCAGCGTCACTGAGGAACTAGCCACCGACCTCTCGACTGAGGACATCACGATCAAACACGAGGTCAAAGACGTCAACGGTGTCCAGTCTCTCGGCGAGGACGTGAAGTTCTTCGGCGAGTCGCTCGACGCTCGATCGGTCGGCGGGATGACGAACCTCGCCGATATCATCTCGTTCTTCGCGAACGAGGGTGACTTCGACGAGCCGGAGACGGAAGTAATCGATGACATGATCACCCTCAATGCCTCCTCCACCGCGAACGTCAGCGATGCGGATACCGAACTGGTCGTCGAAACCTATGGCAACTGGAGCGAAGGCGACTACCGCTGGATCCACGTCGCGATGGGCGACTCCACCGACCAGTTCCAGGCTAACACCGATACGGTGACGCTCGAACCGTCGGGTGGCGCACCAGCGCCTGCCCCAGGCCCCGGTCCGGCTCCGATCCCCGACCCCGGTCCCAACCCCGAACCGACCGCGGTGATCTCTATCGATCCGAACCCGGCGCAGGTCGGTGAGGAGGTCACCTTCTCCGGCGCGGACTCGTACGATGACGAACGGGACATCATCTCCTACGAGTGGACGATCGACGGCGAAACGTTCTCGGGCGAAACCGTCACGACGTCGTTCGACGCGGCCGGCGAGTACGACGTCGAACTCACCGTCACGAACGACTTCGCCGAGGAAAACACCACGACGGCCACCGCGACGGTCGAGGCTGATCGCGACGACGGCACCGGCAGCACCGGCGGCACTGACGGCACCGGCAATGACGACGAAAGCTTCTGGGCCGACGGCATCGACGGCGACGACGGCGACGACGACGACGACGGGCTGCTCCCGGTCCCCGGGTTCGGAGTCATAGCCTCGATCGTCGCGCTCCTCTCCGTCGCGCTGCTCGCGCTCCGTCAACAGCACTGA
- a CDS encoding DUF7577 domain-containing protein yields the protein MEGVLWWGLVLALVLVILVLFAPWRASGGEADRDDPERGSTDIGGGPPFVRSADGVTAVEEPRPPPVPGRCRACGTDNDPFYTFCRECLTPLH from the coding sequence ATGGAAGGGGTGCTCTGGTGGGGGCTCGTCCTCGCCCTCGTGCTCGTGATACTCGTGCTGTTCGCGCCCTGGAGAGCGTCGGGCGGCGAGGCGGATCGCGACGATCCGGAGCGGGGGTCGACCGATATCGGCGGCGGACCCCCGTTCGTCCGTTCCGCCGACGGAGTGACGGCCGTCGAGGAACCGCGGCCGCCACCCGTTCCCGGGCGATGCCGCGCCTGCGGAACCGACAACGATCCCTTCTACACGTTCTGTCGGGAGTGTCTCACGCCGCTTCACTGA